In the Ranitomeya imitator isolate aRanImi1 chromosome 2, aRanImi1.pri, whole genome shotgun sequence genome, aaaaaaaacaaaacaaaaaaacaaaacttaaCAGCATCTTGCTCCCAGGGACTGGatgaagagaagaaaaaaaaataaaaagggtggAATCCAAACATTGCAATCTTAATCATCTTCACCTTCATCTTCCTGtagacagaaaaaataaaaaaaggtctcAGTATTTAAAGGATAAATAGTCTCAACAGTACTGATTAATGGTGGTGTTGTATCTTCTAGCACATTGAGATGTGTCGTTAATATCGGAGATGCAGATCTTGAGATCAGGGCCCTGTCACACCGTCAAAAAAAAAGTCTCCGTTCCCAACAGCGTGTGACGGGGACCCGTTGGAGATTTTCATTTATCGGTTATTTACGGCACATCCTCTCAATATGCCAGAAAATTAAACACTACAATTAACGCACGTCCAGCAAAAGTAGCTCCAAAGCTAAAAAATTAAAAACTGTGGCTCAAGTAATTTAGCATTTCTCAGGCTTTACAATAAATATGCATGCATATAGTAAGTAATAAAGATTTTACGTACATACCTCGGCTTCTTCTCCCTCTTCGTCTTCATCATCGTCCTCCTCTCCTTCAACCTCATCTTCATCTCCTTCCTCGTCGATATCTTCCAATCCTTCTTCCTCTTCgtcgtcatcatcttcttcctcacctTCGCCTTCTTCGTCCTCCATGTCAGGAACCTTTGATAATGAGTGAAGTAAACAGATTAGTATGACCAAGTCTCCACCCTTCAGGAAGAGCCTCtattcaaaaaaaataaaaaatgcatctgCTACTCACCAGGTAGTACTGTAATGGATTTGGCCAGATGTCGTCCTTTATGACCTCTCCTAACTCATCAGCGCCAGCATCTGAATGATCTGTGAACCAAGTGAAGAAGCTTTCGGGCTCTTCGTGCTGCCGCTTTCGGCTGGCTTTGTTCTGTGTTTGGCTGGAACGTTTTGTCAAATCCTAAAATGAATAACCAAAGCATTAGAAAAGTAAAAACCCCATTTCAATAGGACAGTAAATCGATCTCTAAATTTATAGTAGCCACAATACATATTCCTTCTACCAGGATATCCATTTAGTATTTGCAAGTAATCAGTTCCCATCCCCAAAACTGGATAAGTTTATTTTTTTGGTTAAAGATGTTTAGAGGCCTGATAAATATTGCGTTTGATACCAGAAAGAGCTCTTTACTCAGCTTCTAGAAAATAAGCAGTGGtgctaaaaaacaacaacaaaacaatAGATGTCTGGCATGAAATGTATTTTAATACCCTATCTGAATGCATATGACAGTCACAGGGCCTAAGCTTTACCAATAAGTTACAGAATGTAAACTCACAAGTTTGATGCAACTGTGATAAAAGTTTTGCTTTTGCCACATGGCATCTAAAGTCCATAAAATTGTGCAAAAATAATCCAGAATTATCTCATAGCTACTTCTGAATATATAAAAAGCATTAACTGAATTGTAGTTATCCTCCAAGCAAATATACACAAGTATAAAGTAGTGATGGTGGAAAGCACTTTCCGGACCATATTTACAGTTGATAACAGGAAGCAATACCCTACTCATAAGAAATAGCGACTAAAACCAAAACAGACCTAATACACAGGGAGCTGTGTCACCGTAGTTGTAGACACACATACCTTTCCAGCTTTCCATTTAATCTCTGTAGACTTTGAGGATGGGTCTCCGCTTTCATTTAAGTGGAACTCTTTAGAGAGAACTTTGTTTTCGAAGTAAGGATTCTCGTCAAAATTCTGAAACATAAGCTAAAATAGTCAGTATCGCTCATTAACATAATTGTCTGACACGTAAAGAAATGTGAAAAAGCAACTTACAAAATCTATTCTGTATCCAGATTTTATGTCCTCAAACTCTGTCACTTCCACCCTGGTCAGATAGTGAAGGGCTTCTTCGTCTTCTTCACCCAAAAGCGCAGACACTGCACGTAAAGAAGACATACACATTAGGTATTTACTGACATTGGCCTCAGCAGTGAAAGAAAATATGGTATTGTAGCTCTATTACTAGAATAGGATTCAGCTGCAATACCAGAAACAGCCTATACACAAAAGTGGCGCTATTATATACACAACGCATGAAAAATGCCATGTGGTCCTCATCCGCCATTTCCATTATTTAgcagcttaatttttttttttcaaaaaataaatgcaaaaggGAAAGTTGAGCAATTGCCCATAGAAACCAGACCTCTATAAAAGGAAAGTGACAGCTCCACTATTGCTTTGCCAATTACCTCCTTTCCTCAATTTAGGCTTAAGTCCTACTACAGTTGAGGCTGGGAATGGTAGTACTTGCAGGTAGTAGAACCAAGTTATGATTCCCTGGACAATTGACCATATAATTCTTCATTCTTACCTTGTGGGTGATTGACGAATGTCGTGACCCAAAAATTGGGGATTTTGGCGATCAGTTCTGATCTCTTCTGAAAGAATGGCTGGCGGAGTTTGTTGTATTTCTGTTCTACTTTCAAGATTTCCTCGCTGGCTTGTTCATTCAGTCTATAAAAACAAACGGGGATTaatagggaaacgtgaaaagtaaaaaaaaaaaaaaaaaaggatgtacaGGACAAACGACATCAAAAAGATCACTCCTCATACATCACTGAACCGCCAACGGAAAATGGGTTCTGAATTCAGGTAAGTGATGGTCAGAGGAGGAACCAACACTAGGCTTAAGTCTGACCTCAAAGCAGTGATACACACATCACccctcctccacaccaggggggcACAACCCCAGCCCCCAACActgcatgctttcaggatttctttagcaaTGCACAAggagttggaatcatcacctgtgcaggtgATTCAgttatcacctatgcaatactaaggaaatcctgaagactGCTTGTGGCCTATGAACCTTCCTGCTCCAAACACTTGGATATCCACTGATCAGGACAACGTACCTGTCTATTTCATTCTGTACTTCGTCAATATGCTCGATCGCTTCCTGTTGCTCTTTTTCTGGAAAATAAGGTGGAATTAATTTTGGTGACCTTGTGCATGAAACAGCCACATTCCGCACCCAAAGGAAAAGGTTCACTAATTGCAAGGAAGCAGCACATGGGGATCAGAAGTAGTCTTGGAAATGTTTGGGGGGCATCTTATCAGGCTGATATGCTGTATTAGGTAAAAACAAGGATCGGGAATGGACATTCATACATTATTATCTCTTTAGTGTTGGATGTATCTCCTATACAGGAGACGGTCCCCAGATCCCACAGAAGTGGGCGAGGATGGCCCATGTTTCTGTAGCCTCAATACTACAGTGGGGTGCCATTGGGGGGATTGCAAACCCACATTATAACAAGGGTTAAAAGTGACTGGCCTAACACTCGATAGTTGGAACGTATAGATAAACCCGCATCCCTATGTATTGAATGAAGCGACGCAGATTTTTTCAGTGCACTCTCGCAGCAGATTCGTTACAGTCACGGATGGATTCACCATATGGAAATGGACAATAAATGCCCGTTTATAATCTAGTGATAaagtttcgggggggggggggggggggaggagaaatCCGACTGTGGACAATACCAAAACTCCAGTCTGGAGGGGTGTTCTGTCTCCGCACTCTGGGGGCAGCACTAGTAAACACCGCGCACACACGTGGGCTGCCTGCGATGGCGGAGGAGGGGGGAGCGGAAGAGGCCTGCTCACTACAGCGGGAAGGACAAAACCCACAGGCCGCGGGACCCACGTGGAGGCTAGGCCGCGGCCTGGGGCGCTACAGGCGGCTGCAGAGGGGCGCAGCACCCCGGGGCCGCCGCCTCCACCTCCCGCGGCCTGCGCCATGCGGATCCGGACGGAAGCATCATGGCGGAGGACAATGAAGCCGCGGGCTCCTTCCTGCGCAGCGCGGGGAACAGCCCCCCAGAGCGGCCCCGGGCCGTCCCGACCACCGCGAGGCTGAGCGCCCGTCCCCCGCAGGCGAGCCCCGCCGCCCCGGGATCCCCAGGGCCTCTCCCGCTGCTCCCCGGCGAGCCCGCCTTCCGCCGCGGAAAATGGCCGCCCACCCCCCCTCCAGCCAGCACACAGCGGCCGCGGCTCTCACCTGAGGTCTCGTCCGCTCCGTCGTGGTTGGAGTTCACCTCCTTTTTACTAAGTTTGGCCGCCGGCGCCGACATGTTGGGAGTGCGGGGAGAGAAAGAGGCGAGGAGCGCGGAGAAGGGTGAGGAGGTGCAGGCTCAGGCCTGGCGggctggcagcagaggaggcggcgAGAGGAAGCTCCTCGGTGAGGCGGTGCAGGGCCCGCTCCTGGGACGGAACACCGCGGTAGTATGCGCCCTCTCCTAGTGGCTGCTGTGCGGAGCAGAGCGACGACCTAGAGCGGGAGAGAGAGAGCGGGGAGCGCGATGGCCGCTGCTGTGTGAGGTAAATCTCGCTCCCGACCAATGTGTGTGAGAGAGAAAGGAGGGGGTGGGAGGGACGCACTGCGCTCGGCACCAACACTCGCTCCCGCTCTAGACGGTACCACCTCCCAGCAAAGGGGTGGTAGCTAACCAACAGGGCGGGAAGTACAACTGTTCTGTACGCAGCAGCTCCGCCCACTTTCCCCTTCACTTACCATACGAGGGTGGGGCGACCCGAAGACGAGGGGGCTGTCTTGGGAGCGTCAGGGACGATACCGCAATCCTATTGGACGGGGAAGGGAGCGTCTGGAGTCACGTGGTGCGGTGGGCAGGGTGATGGATAGGCTTGTGAATGCGCTTTCAGTTCCCGCCGCACGCCGGGTGGAGTGGGCGTGTGCGTGGAGGCTCCTCCCAATCCCGCACCCGTGGCCTTGCCACCCATTCAGTGCCGAACCCGTCGTCCTTTTatactattggggggggggggggggatagcggTTGTCAGGGCTCTGTTGTCGGTAGCCATGGAAACTCCGACTAAATTGGGATTTTATCAGTTTATGACTGGAGCTCAGGGTCACCTAATGGCTTTGTACAAGCGGAGCACATGGTGCAGAGCGAAGGCGTCCTGCATAACTATAGCAACattctagagcggaggcctcatctgcccagtggggcGTCCTCCATAACTATAGCAACattctagagcggaggcctcatctgcccagtgggCGTCCTGCATAACTATAGCAACattctagagcggaggcctcatctgcccagtggggcATCCACCATGACTATAGCAACattctagagcggaggcctcatctgcccagtgggcgtccaccataactatagcaacattctagagcggaggcctcatctgcccagtggggcGTCCACCATAATTACAGCAAtattctagagcggaggcctcatctgcccagtggggcgtccataaatgaagcaatattctagagcggaggcctcatctgcccagtggggcatccaccataactatagcaatattctagagcggaggcctcatctgTCCAGTGGGCGTCCACCATAAATGAAGCAAtattctagagcggaggcctcatctgcccagtggggcGTCCACCATAAATGAAGCAAtattctagagcggaggcctcatctgcccagCGGGGCATCCACCATAACTATAGCAAtattctagagcggaggcctcatctgcccagtgggCGTCCACCATAATTACAGCAAtattctagagcggaggcctcatctgcccGGTGGGGCATCCACCATGACTATAGCAATATTCTAGAGtggaggcctcatctgcccagtggg is a window encoding:
- the SET gene encoding protein SET isoform X2, producing the protein MSAPAAKLSKKEVNSNHDGADETSEKEQQEAIEHIDEVQNEIDRLNEQASEEILKVEQKYNKLRQPFFQKRSELIAKIPNFWVTTFVNHPQVSALLGEEDEEALHYLTRVEVTEFEDIKSGYRIDFNFDENPYFENKVLSKEFHLNESGDPSSKSTEIKWKAGKDLTKRSSQTQNKASRKRQHEEPESFFTWFTDHSDAGADELGEVIKDDIWPNPLQYYLVPDMEDEEGEGEEEDDDDEEEEGLEDIDEEGDEDEVEGEEDDDEDEEGEEAEV
- the SET gene encoding protein SET isoform X1 → MSAPAAKLSKKEVNSNHDGADETSEKEQQEAIEHIDEVQNEIDRLNEQASEEILKVEQKYNKLRQPFFQKRSELIAKIPNFWVTTFVNHPQVSALLGEEDEEALHYLTRVEVTEFEDIKSGYRIDFNFDENPYFENKVLSKEFHLNESGDPSSKSTEIKWKAGKDLTKRSSQTQNKASRKRQHEEPESFFTWFTDHSDAGADELGEVIKDDIWPNPLQYYLVPDMEDEEGEGEEEDDDDEEEEGLEDIDEEGDEDEVEGEEDDDEDEEGEEAEEDEGEDD